One stretch of Juglans microcarpa x Juglans regia isolate MS1-56 chromosome 3D, Jm3101_v1.0, whole genome shotgun sequence DNA includes these proteins:
- the LOC121256040 gene encoding brefeldin A-inhibited guanine nucleotide-exchange protein 1 isoform X2: MTVMWMLQTFLKDICRVVNGLLKTALGPPSGSTTSLSPAQDITFRHESVKCLVSIIKSMGTWMDQQLRLGDSYLPKNSESDTTENHLTQNGEDATVPDYELHPEMSSECSDAATLEQRRAYKIELQKGISLFNRKPSKGIEFLISTKKIAGSPEAVASFLKNASGLNETIIGDYLGEREEFSLKVMHAYVDSFNFKGKDFGEAIRFFLRGFRLPGEAQKIDRIMEKFAERYCKCNPNSFTSADTAYVLAYSVILLNTDAHNNMVKDKMTKADFIRNNRGIDDGKDLPEEYLGILYDQIVKNEIKLSDGSSAPQSKQANSFNKLLGFDGIFNLVTWKQTEEKALGANGLLIRHIQEQFRAKSGKSESVYHAVTDVAILRFMAEVCWGPMLAAFSVTLDQSDDRHATSQCVQGFRHAVHVTAVMGLQTQRDAFVTSVAKFTNLHCAADMKQKNVDAVKAIISIAIEDGNYLQEAWEHILTCLSRIEHLQLLGEGAPPDASYLTASNSETEDKAPKAMGFPNLKKKGTLQNPAVVAVVRGGSYDSTTVGVNTSGLVTPEQINNFILNLNLLDQIGNFELNHVFAHSQRLNSEAIVAFVKALCKVSMSELQSPTDPRVFSLTKLVEIAHYNMNRIRLVWSRMWNVLSDFFVSVGLSENLSVAIFVMDSLRQLAMKFLEREELANYNFQNEFLRPFVIVMQKSSSAEIRELIVRCISQMVLTRVNNVKSGWKSVLMVFTAAAADERKNIVLLAFETMEKIVREYFPYITETETMTFTDCVRCLLTFTNSRFNSDVSLNAIAFLRFCAVKLAEGGLVCNEKSKADCSNPVGHVDASDIPTCTDKDDHTSFWVPLLTGLSKLTSDPRSAIRKSSLEVLFNILGDHGHLFSHQFWIGIFNSVVFPIFKCVSDNREMQIGDEESSPASSTWDSETSAVAAQCLVDLLVSFFDVVRSQLPGVVSILTGFIRNAVQGPASTGVAALMRLASDLGSRLSQDEWREIFMALKEAATSTVPAFMNVLTSMDNIMVPDNAQTYADLETSSDHMLTNDDLEDGNLQTAQYVVSRMKSHIAMQLLIVQVVSDLYKIHLKSLSADNIVILREIFSFISSHAHRLNSEEILQKKLPIVCSILELSEPPLVHFENESYQNHLNFLQKLLADNPSLSEEMNIEAELVAVCKEILQIYLNCTGSHSAQPNSGNMRVLHCIVPLGSSKKEELGARTSLVVSALWGLSGLERESFRRYVSQFFPLLVDLVQSEHSSREVQYVLSNVFQSCIGPIIME; encoded by the exons CTGCTACCCTTGAGCAACGGCGAGCTTATAAAATTGAACTCCAG AAAGGCATCTCTCTTTTCAATAGGAAACCTTCAAAGGGAATTGAGTTTCTGATAAGCACCAAAAAAATTGCTGGTTCCCCAGAAGCCGTGGCTTCTTTCCTAAAGAATGCTTCTGGCCTAAACGAAACCATAATTGGTGACTATTTGGGTGAAAGGGAGGAATTCTCTCTAAAGGTCATGCATGCTTATGTCGATTCATTTAATTTCAAAGGAAAGGATTTTGGTGAAGCAATAAGGTTTTTCCTCCGGGGCTTCAGGTTACCTGGAGAAGCGCAGAAGATTGACCGAATCATGGAGAAGTTTGCCGAGCGCTATTGTAAATGCAACCCAAACTCATTTACTAGTGCCGATACTGCTTATGTTCTTGCTTACTCTGTGATACTGCTCAACACAGATGCCCATAATAACATGGTGAAAGATAAG ATGACAAAGGCTGATTTTATTCGAAATAATCGAGGAATAGATGATGGCAAGGATTTACCAGAAGAGTACCTTGGCATCCTTTATGATCAGATTGTTAAAAATGAAATCAAGTTGAGTGATGGGTCTTCTGCACCACAGAGCAAGCAGGCTAACAGCTTTAATAAATTATTGGGCTTTGATGGAATATTCAATCTAGTCACTTGGAAGCAAACTGAAGAAAAAGCATTGGGCGCTAATGGGCTTCTCATAAGGCACATCCAAGAGCAGTTTAGGGCAAAATCTGGAAAATCaga GTCAGTGTATCATGCTGTCACTGATGTAGCAATATTGAGGTTTATGGCTGAGGTTTGCTGGGGTCCAATGCTGGCTGCATTCAGTGTGACTCTCGATCAAAGTGATGACAGGCATGCTACTTCTCAGTGTGTACAGGGCTTTCGACATGCTGTGCATGTTACTGCAGTGATGGGGCTGCAGACGCAGAGAGATGCTTTTGTGACATCTGTAGCTAAGTTTACTAATCTACATTGTGCTGCAGATATGAAGCAAAAAAATGTTGATGCTGTGAAG gCAATAATTTCAATTGCTATTGAAGATGGTAATTATCTCCAGGAAGCGTGGGAACACATATTGACATGCCTTTCCCGAATTGAGCATCTGCAACTGTTGGGTGAGGGTGCACCTCCTGATGCGTCATATCTGACTGCATCTAATAGTGAAACAGAGGATAAGGCACCAAAAGCTATGGGTTTTCCAAATTTAAAGAAGAAAGGAACTCTACAGAATCCAGCTGTGGTGGCTGTTGTTCGTGGGGGTTCATATGACAGTACCACTGTTGGAGTCAATACTTCAGGGCTGGTAACTCCAGAACAGATTAATAACTTCATTTTAAACTTGAATTTGCTGGACCAGATTGGGAATTTTGAGTTGAACCATGTATTTGCTCATAGCCAAAGGCTAAACAGTGAAGCAATAGTAGCTTTTGTTAAGGCCTTGTGCAAAGTTTCCATGTCAGAGTTGCAGTCTCCAACAGACCCTCGGGTATTCAGCCTCACAAAATTAGTTGAGATAGC GCATTACAACATGAACCGCATTAGACTAGTGTGGTCTCGCATGTGGAATGTTCTATCTGATTTCTTTGTTTCGGTTGGACTGTCAGAAAATCTCTCAGTTGCTATATTTGTCATGGATTCCTTGAGACAGCTTGCTATGAAATTTCTGGAGCGTGAGGAATTGGCAAATTACAACTTCCAGAATGAATTTCTTCGACCATTCGTGATTGTTATGCAGAAAAGCAGCTCTGCAGAAATTAGGGAATTAATAGTACGGTGTATCTCGCAGATGGTCCTCACCCGTGTCAATAATGTGAAATCTGGATGGAAAAGTGTTCTTATG GTTTTTACAGCTGCTGCGGCTGATGAGCGGAAGAATATAGTCTTGTTGGCCTTTGAGACCATGGAAAAAATAGTGCGAGAATATTTCCCATATATAACTGAGACAGAGACAATGACTTTTACTGATTGCGTCAGGTGCCTCCTAACATTCACAAACAGCAGATTTAATAGTGACGTTAGCCTCAATGCCATTGCATTCCTTCGCTTCTGTGCTGTGAAGCTTGCTGAGGGAGGACTTGTTTGCAATGAGAAGAGCAAGGCTGATTGTTCAAATCCAGTTGGACATGTGGATGCTTCAGATATACCAACTTGTACTGATAAAGATGATCACACATCCTTTTGGGTCCCTTTGCTAACAG GGTTGTCAAAACTAACATCCGACCCAAGATCAGCCATTAGAAAGAGTTCTTTGGAAGTGCTTTTTAACATTCTGGGGGATCATGGTCATCTTTTTTCACACCAATTTTGGATTGGTATCTTCAATTCTGTGGTTTTTCccatatttaaatgtgtttctGACAATAGAGAGATGCAAATTGGGGATGAGGAGTCTTCACCAGCATCAAGTACATGGGACTCTGAAACTTCTGCTGTGGCAGCGCAGTGTCTAGTGGATCTTTTAGTCAGTTTTTTCGATGTAGTGAGGTCTCAACTACCAGGTGTGGTATCCATACTTACAGGATTTATAAGAAATGCTGTTCAAGGTCCTGCTAGTACTGGGGTTGCTGCTTTGATGCGTTTGGCTAGTGATTTGGGCAGCAGGCTTTCGCAAGATGAATGGAGAGAGATTTTTATGGCTTTGAAAGAAGCAGCCACATCAACAGTGCCTGCGTTTATGAATGTCTTAACATCCATGGATAACATTATGGTGCCCGACAATGCCCAAACTTATGCCGATTTAGAAACATCTTCTGATCACATGTTGACAAATGATGATCTTGAGGATGGTAACCTGCAAACAGCGCAGTATGTGGTTTCAAGGATGAAGAGTCATATAGCTATGCAGCTACTCATAGTACAG GTTGTGAGTGATCTTTATAAAATTCACCTAAAATCCTTGTCAGCAGACAACATCGTGATCCTTCGagaaatcttttcttttatttcatcgcATGCCCATCGGCTTAACTCTGAGGAAATCCTGCAGAAGAAGCTGCCTATAGTGTGCTCTATCCTGGAGCTCTCTGAACCACCCCTGgttcattttgaaaatgagtCTTACCAGAATCACCTCAATTTCCTCCAAAAGTTACTAGCAGATAATCCTTCTTTGTCTGAGGAGATGAATATTGAAGCAGAACTTGTGGCAGTATGTAAAGAGATATTGCAGATATACCTAAACTGTACTGGTTCTCACTCAGCCCAGCCGAACTCAGGAAACATGAGGGTACTACACTGCATTGTTCCGTTGGGTTCATCGAAAAAGGAAGAATTAGGGGCCCGGACTTCTTTAGTTGTCTCGGCATTGTGGGGATTGAGTGGTTTGGAAAGGGAGTCTTTTAGGAGGTACGTTTCACAATTCTTTCCTTTGTTGGTGGATCTTGTGCAGAGCGAGCATAGTTCCAGAGAAGTTCAGTATGTCCTAAGCAATGTGTTCCAATCATGTATAGGCCCTATAATAATggaatga